The Pirellulales bacterium genomic interval CACGGATGAAGTAGCGATCGCGTAAACTGGCGAACTTTTTATTCCCCCTAGGGGGAATAAAGGCAAAAGAAAACCAACGAGAACCAACCCAGTTCCAGCCACTACCCAAAATCAATTGTGCGCAACTTGACGGACGCTACCAACCACTACGCGGTGGGTGAGGGTGCTGTACGGTGGGAACGGCAGACCATGTTTCCACTGAGACGGCGCTATCACCCGGCTCGATTCTCTGAACTGCATGCAGCAGTCGCGATCCTCTTCGATGCAGTTAGGTATCGCCTACTAACACACCGTCACCGGTAATGATGAAGTGAGAGCCGTCGTTCCGGTGGCCAAAGAGTCGCCAGTGCTCGGAGTAGTCCCGCGACGTGAATCACACGGAAACGCCTCGAGCCTGAAGTCGCGGTCCAGTGACATTTGAAAGCCGCCGTAGTTGTCGCCGCAGGCGCTGGCAGTTTCGTAGTGCTCGGCATGCTGACGCAGGGCAAACGCGATCTGCTCTTCCGTAAAGTGCTTCTTGCCCATCGATCCTAGACCTCCTGCTCAAAATGCCAGATTCCAAAACATCTAACATCCCCCGAGGATTAGGAAACGGGGCGAAGGTCAATAGACGCGCCTGTTTACCGGTCGATCATGTGTTATTCGCAAACTTGGCAAGTATCTGTGCAAGTGTGGCAGCGTCTACAGGTTTCGTCACATGGAAATCAAAACCGGCTTCGGTGGCTCGTCGCTTGTCTTCATCCGTTCCCCATCCGGTCAACGCGACGAGCTTTGCAAATGCAATCTCCGCCTCGTCCCGAATCGCCCGTGACAACTCGTAGCCGTTCATGCCAGGCAAGCCGATATCCAGAAAGATTATTTCCGGTCGAAAGGAGCGAGCGAGCGCCAAGCCTTCCGGGCCTGTGTGAGCAGTCACGGCCTCGTGCCCCATGCACTTTAGTAGCATTGCCAGGCAAATGGCACCATCCACGTTGTCGTCGACTACCAAAATGCGATGGGTGGCCTCTACGGAAACCGCCGAATTTCGTGACCGCGCGAATTGGACCTCCGAGTTACTATCAGGCGTGCGAGAAACAGGTAAACGAACTTTGAAAGTACTTCCGCGGCCTAAGCCGGCACTCTCCGCGTTGACCGTACCGCCATGCAGTTCGACGAGCCGCCGAACAAGTGCGAGTCCTACTCCCAAGCCGCCCTGCGCATTATTCAAAGAACGATCGACCTGTGTGAAGAGCCGAAAAACATTCGTCAGCATCTCCTTTTGGATGCCGACCCCTGAATCTTCGACATCGACCATGACTTCATTGCCAATAATGCTCGCTCGTATCCGCAAATCACCACCTGGATCAGTGTACTTGGCGGCATTTGTCAGCAGGTTTGAGAAAACCTGAGTTAGTCGAATTTCATCTGCATCGAGCATGATTGGCGGATCTGGGAGGTCGATCTCGAGTCGATGTAGTTTTTCTTCAATCAGTGGCTGAGTTGCCTCTACCGTCCGGCTGATCACCGTCGCCAACTCCGTCGGCTCCCGACGCAACACCAACTTTCCTGTCGTGATTCGCGACACATCGAGTAGCTCGTCAACCAGCCGCGCCATATTGCTAACTTGGCGGTCGATGACCTCTCTCGCCCATTCTAGATTCGGGTCCTCCAGTCCCTGTGCTCGCATTATCTCGATGGCGCTGCGAATTGGCGCAAGTGGATTGCGCAACTCGTGCGCTAAGGTTGCAAGAAATTCATCTTTTCGGCGATCTGCCTCTCTGCTCTCATTGAGCAAGCGGACATTCTCGTCGGTTGCGGCATGAAGTTCGTCTCGCTGACGAGCGACCTCTTGTCGTTGCCGATACAATTCGAAGAAAACATCTGCCTTGCTGCGCAAAATATCTGGTTCTATCGGTTTGCGGATAAAATCCACGGCGCCGGCTTCATACCCGCGAAATCGCCGCTGCGGGTCCGGGCTTCCCGCCGTGAGAAAGATGAGTGGCACGCGACGAGTGCGTTCCATCCCGCGAATCAGCTCCGCCAACTCAAAGCCGTCCATTCCTGGCATTTGAACGTCAACGAGCGCTAGCGCCATGTCATACTGTAAGAGCAATTCCAGCGCTTCCGGCCCCGAGCGCGCTTTCAGCAGCACGAGCCCGTCACGGCGCAACAATGCTTCAAGGGCCAAGAGGTTTTCCTCTAGGTCATCGACAAGCAAGTAATGGACCGGATCCGCCATTTCTATTCAGTCTTGGCAAGAGAAGAAAGATAGTCACTGATTTCATTCAAGCTCAGCGACTGAGCTTGAGGACAGGCACTAAGCGCGGCGAGAGGCATAGCTGACGCATACGACTGATCGGGACGTTGTACGAGGGCGATTCCACCCCTCTCGACTACCGTCCGAAGTCCATAGGCACCGTCGTTGTTGGCACCCGTTAGAATAACTCCTACCAAGCTTGAACCATAGGCGTCGGCCGCCGTTTCGAAGAGTACGTCAATTGATGGCCGCGAGAAATTGACGGGTTCATCAGCCGACAGCGACAGCGATTGATCGTTCTCGACGAGCATGTGGTAGGCGGGCGGGGCAAGGTAAATCGTTCCAAACTGGATTGGTTCTTTGTCTGCAGCTTCTCGGACGTCCATCTGGCACTTTGCGTCCAGAAGGTTGGCGAGGAGACTTTCCTTGTCCGCTGGAAGGTGAACGACCACCAAGACCGGGATCGGAAACCCAGCCGGAAGAGCAGGCAAAATGATCGACAACGCATCGAGAGCGCCAGCGGAAGCGCCAATGGCGATCGCTCTGATACAAGGCACGGTCGATTCGGAGATGCGAGCCGTGCTGCTAGTACTCATGTCATCCACGTTTCTGATAAATTCGCTCGGAATGCACGAAGTCGTCAAAGGCATCGACATGCGCGGAAAATCGCAAGCTTTCTTTTGATCCCAGTCCTAAAAATCCTTTTCTCGTAAGCGATTCTTTGAACAAGCCGACGGCGCGATCCTGAAGACCACGGTCGAAATAGATGAGGACGTTGCGACAACAAATGAGTTGGACCTCGGCAAAGACTTGGTCGGAAACGAGGCTGTGATCGGAGAAGACTGCCCGGCGGCGTAGGCTTTTGTCAAAAACGGCCGAGCCGTAGGCCGCGGTATAGTAGTTGGACAAGGAAGATTTTCCTCCTGCCAGACGGTGGTTCTCGGTAAACAGTGAGATTCGGTCGAGGTCATAAATTCCGGCCTCGGCCCGCTGCAGTGCCTGGGGATTTATGTCAGTGCCATAAAAGAGTGTCCGATCCTCTAACTCTTCCTCGCGAAAAAGAATCGCAAGCGACATCAACTCTTCTCCCGCACTGCATCCCGCAACCCACACTTTCAAAGAGGGATAAGTCCTGAGGTGCGGCACCAGCAGTTCACGAATGGCGATGAAGTACGCTGGATCACGGAATAACTCGCTTACTTGCACAGTAAGAAAGGAAAGTAATGCCGCAAACAGCTTTGGCTCGTGAAGCACCCGCTCTTGAAGCTGCGAATACGTTCGGCAATCGAAGTGATCGCGGGCTTGACGCAAGCGGCGTTTGATAGAGGCCATTGCATAGCCACGAAAGTCGTAGTGATACTTTTGGACAATACCTTCAAGAAGCAGCCGAATCTCAATGTCTTCAGTTTCGTGGCGCACTGGCAACGTTCCCATTATCTTGGCATCCACACTCGGACGAGCGAAAGCAGCTTCTCGACGTCGAGCGGTTTTGCCAAATAATCATTGGCGCCCGCGGTGATGCAACTTTCCTGATCGTCGCGCATTGCTTTGGCCGTCAACATAATGATTGGCAATTTCTTCCACTCAGGCCGACTGCGGAGTTCACGTGTTGCTGTCAGTCCATCCATCTCGGGCATCATCACATCCATAAGCACAAGATCGATCTTACGACTGGGATCGCCGACTGATCCTTCAATTGCCTCGATCGCCTCTCGGCCGTTACGGGCGATTTGAACGGTTGCTCCTTGTGGCTCCAAGACACTGGTCACCGCAAAGACATTCCGAACGTCGTCCTCGACCACCAGAATTCGGCGATTCTCCAAAGCAGCATCTCGGCTCCGCGCCTTTTCCAGCATTCGTTGGTGTTCGGGCGGGAGGTCGGCCACGACTTGATGCAGAAAGAGCGTTACCTCGTCGAGGAGTCGTTCGGGTGACTTGGCGCCCTTAATGATGATGGATTTGGAATAGCGACGAAGTCGCTGCTCATCATCTTGCGAAAGGTCGCGTCCCGTGTAGACAATTACCGGGGGAAAGGAGTACGCATCTTCGCGGCTCAGTGTCTCTAGTAGCGAGTACCCAGTTGCGTCTGGGAGCGAGAGATCCAGAACCATGCAGTCGAAGGTCTGGCCCTTGAGAAGGTTCAAGCACTCAGCAGCAGTTCCCACCCCAACCG includes:
- a CDS encoding response regulator, encoding MADPVHYLLVDDLEENLLALEALLRRDGLVLLKARSGPEALELLLQYDMALALVDVQMPGMDGFELAELIRGMERTRRVPLIFLTAGSPDPQRRFRGYEAGAVDFIRKPIEPDILRSKADVFFELYRQRQEVARQRDELHAATDENVRLLNESREADRRKDEFLATLAHELRNPLAPIRSAIEIMRAQGLEDPNLEWAREVIDRQVSNMARLVDELLDVSRITTGKLVLRREPTELATVISRTVEATQPLIEEKLHRLEIDLPDPPIMLDADEIRLTQVFSNLLTNAAKYTDPGGDLRIRASIIGNEVMVDVEDSGVGIQKEMLTNVFRLFTQVDRSLNNAQGGLGVGLALVRRLVELHGGTVNAESAGLGRGSTFKVRLPVSRTPDSNSEVQFARSRNSAVSVEATHRILVVDDNVDGAICLAMLLKCMGHEAVTAHTGPEGLALARSFRPEIIFLDIGLPGMNGYELSRAIRDEAEIAFAKLVALTGWGTDEDKRRATEAGFDFHVTKPVDAATLAQILAKFANNT
- a CDS encoding chemotaxis protein CheB, which translates into the protein MSTSSTARISESTVPCIRAIAIGASAGALDALSIILPALPAGFPIPVLVVVHLPADKESLLANLLDAKCQMDVREAADKEPIQFGTIYLAPPAYHMLVENDQSLSLSADEPVNFSRPSIDVLFETAADAYGSSLVGVILTGANNDGAYGLRTVVERGGIALVQRPDQSYASAMPLAALSACPQAQSLSLNEISDYLSSLAKTE
- a CDS encoding CheR family methyltransferase, with the translated sequence MGTLPVRHETEDIEIRLLLEGIVQKYHYDFRGYAMASIKRRLRQARDHFDCRTYSQLQERVLHEPKLFAALLSFLTVQVSELFRDPAYFIAIRELLVPHLRTYPSLKVWVAGCSAGEELMSLAILFREEELEDRTLFYGTDINPQALQRAEAGIYDLDRISLFTENHRLAGGKSSLSNYYTAAYGSAVFDKSLRRRAVFSDHSLVSDQVFAEVQLICCRNVLIYFDRGLQDRAVGLFKESLTRKGFLGLGSKESLRFSAHVDAFDDFVHSERIYQKRG